The Chryseobacterium glaciei DNA window AATCTTCTCTACCAACCGCTACTCCACCTAAAACACGACCCTGACCGTCAATCAATTTCGTTGCTGAATGAACAACAACATCTGCACCATATTTAATCGGCTGTTGAAGATAAGGTGTTGCAAAACAATTATCTACAATGAAAATAAGATTATGTTTTTTCGCTATTTTTCCAAAAAACTCTAAATCTAATACTTCAATTGCAGGATTTGTAGGTGTTTCAAGATATAAAATCTTGGTATTTGGTTGAATATATTTTTCTACGTTTTCTGCATCTTCTGCTTTGAAATAAGTTGTTTCGATATTCCATTTCGGGAAATATTTTGTGAACAACGTATGCGTAGATCCGAAAACCGACTGACAACTTACGATATGATCTCCAGCATTTAACAAAGTCGCAAATGTTGAATAGATCGCTGCCATTCCTGTTGCGAAAGCATATCCTGCTTCTGCACCTTCCATTTTCACAATTTTATCTGTGAATTCCGTAACGTTGGGATTTGAAAATCGGCTGTATAAATTCTTTGGTTTTTCTTCTGCAAAACTAGCTCTCATATCTTCCGCATCCTGAAAAATAAAGCTGGATGTAAGATATAAAGGTGTAGAATGCTCATCAAACTGGGTTCTTTCAGTTTGTGTTCTTATTGCGAAGGTTTCAAAATTTTCGTTTTCCATTTCTATATTTTCCGTAGGTTTTATTTACGGTTGTTTGTTATTATTTCGTTCCCTAGGTTTCACCTACGGCTATTGATATTGAACCCTTCGGGTTCGCTGATTATTTAGTTTCACTTACTCTTAAAATATCTCCGAAAACACCTCTTGCAGTAACCTGAGCTCCAGCTCCGGCTCCCATAATTACGATTGGATTTTCACCATAACTTTCAGTATAAATTTCAAAAATTGAATCTGAACCTTTTAATTGTCCTAATGCGGAAGTTGCGGGAACAGAGATTAATTTTACATCCAATTCACCTTTGTCTTTTTGTAAATCACCATGCAAGTCTCCAACATATCTCAATACATGACCAGGCTCTTGGTTTTCCTTGATTTTTTGATATTCATCATCCAAGTCTCCAAGTCTTGTAAGAAATTCCGGTTTAGAAATAGATGATAAACTTTCAGGAACAAGATTTTGAATATTGATA harbors:
- a CDS encoding O-succinylhomoserine sulfhydrylase — translated: MENENFETFAIRTQTERTQFDEHSTPLYLTSSFIFQDAEDMRASFAEEKPKNLYSRFSNPNVTEFTDKIVKMEGAEAGYAFATGMAAIYSTFATLLNAGDHIVSCQSVFGSTHTLFTKYFPKWNIETTYFKAEDAENVEKYIQPNTKILYLETPTNPAIEVLDLEFFGKIAKKHNLIFIVDNCFATPYLQQPIKYGADVVVHSATKLIDGQGRVLGGVAVGREDLIREIYLFARNTGPAMSPFNAWVLSKSLETLAIRVEKHCENALKVAEFLESHPNVELTKYPFLPSHPSYEVAKKQMKLGGNIVAFEIKGGIEGGRNFLDKIKMCSLSANLGDTRTIVTHPASTTHSKLSDEERNEVGITAGLVRCSVGLENVDDIIADLKQALD